One window of Athalia rosae chromosome 2, iyAthRosa1.1, whole genome shotgun sequence genomic DNA carries:
- the LOC105687748 gene encoding ATP-dependent RNA helicase p62-like isoform X1 yields MTYGGSSGGYRSSGGRGGGGSQRSGYGSSSGGGSSGGGSGGRFGSRGGAGNGGSRGGRGGGGGGSLRKPNWDYENLKPFKKDFYVPHVNVQSRHPREVEAYREEKQITLKGDALPNPIQFFEEGNFPDYVMTGIRKQGFSEPTAIQAQGWPIAMSGRNMVGIAQTGSGKTLGYILPAIVHINNQQPLNRGDGPIALILAPTRELAQQIQTVASDFGSLSYVRNTCIFGGAPKGGQARDLERGVEICIATPGRLIDFLERGTTNLRRCTYLVLDEADRMLDMGFEPQIRKIIEQIRPDRQVLMWSATWPKEVRNLAEEYLTDYTQLNIGSLTLSANHNILQIIDVCQEHEKETKLGSLLQEIGNVNDDGGKTIIFVETKKKVENITRSIRRYGWPAVCMHGDKSQQERDYVLREFRNKKGSILVATDVAARGLDVDDVKYVINFDYPSSSEDYIHRIGRTGRSQSTGTSYAFFTPQNSRQAKDLVNVLQEANQVINPKLTEMASRGGGGGGYGGRNRWGYGGGRGRENNFSGSHKRFDSGRSNGYSSYN; encoded by the exons AT GACTTACGGAGGATCTTCAGGTGGGTATCGTAGCAGCGGTGgacgtggtggtggtggtagccAAAGAAGCGGATATGGAAGCAGCAGCGGTGGTGGAAGTAGCGGGGGAGGAAGTGGCGGACGTTTCGGAAGTAGAGGAGGTGCAGGAAATGGTGGAAGCCGAGGTGGACGTGGAGGTGGTGGAGGAGGCAGTTTGAGGAAACCCAACTGGGACTATGAAAACCTCAAACCGTTTAAGAAAGATTTTTATGTGCCACACGTAAATGTTCAGAGCAGACATCCACGTGAAGTAGAAGCCTACAGGGAAGAGAAACAAATTACTCTGAAAGGAGACGCTTTGCCAAATCCTATCCAGTTTTTTGAAGAAGGAAATTTCCCAGATTACGTCATGACCGGAATCAGGAAACAGGGATTCTCTGAGCCCACAGCCATCCAGGCTCAGGGTTGGCCCATTGCAATGTCTGGACGCAATATGGTCGGCATTGCTCAAACTGGATCTGGAAAAACCTTGGGTTATATTTTACCTGCAATTGTTCATATAAACAACCAACAGCCTCTAAATCGTGGAGATGGACCAATTGCTTTAATTCTCGCACCTACCAGAGAACTCGCTCAGCAGATTCAGACAGTTGCTAGTGATTTTGGTTCTCTTTCATACGTCAGAAATACATGTATCTTTGGAGGAGCCCCCAAAGGAGGTCAGGCTCGTGATTTAGAACGTGGTGTAGAAATTTGCATTGCCACACCTGGTCGTTTAATAGATTTTCTCGAGAGGGGAACTACCAATTTACGGAGATGCACATATCTGGTTCTTGACGAAGCCGATAGAATGTTGGACATGGGATTTGAGCCccaaatcagaaaaattattgagcAAATCAGACCTGACAGACAAGTTTTGATGTGGTCTGCAACGTGGCCAAAAGAAGTTCGCAACCTTGCTGAAGAATACCTCACAGACTACACCCAACTGAATATTGGATCACTTACTCTCTCTGCTAACCACAACATCTTACAGATCATTGACGTCTGTCAAGaacatgaaaaagaaaccaa ATTAGGCAGCTTGCTACAAGAAATCGGCAATGTCAACGACGATGGAGGAAAGACAATAATATTTGTAGAGACTAAAAAGAAAGTTGAAAACATCACCAGAAGTATCCGCCGATACGGATGGCCCGCAGTTTGCATGCATGGTGACAAATCTCAACAAGAACGTGATTATGTTCTCAGAG AATTCCGAAACAAGAAGGGTTCTATCCTTGTAGCAACAGATGTTGCTGCTCGTGGACTAG ATGTTGATGATGTGAAGTACGTGATCAATTTTGACTACCCCTCATCATCCGAAGACTACATCCACAGAATCGGAAGAACTGGACGTTCTCAAAGTACAGGAACAAGTTACGCATTCTTCACACCTCAGAACAGTCGACAAGCCAAAGATTTGGTGAATGTACTACAAGAAGCCAATCAAGTTATTAATCCAAAACTCACAGAAATGGCTtcccgaggaggtggtggtggaggtTATGGAGGAAGAA ATCGATGGGGTTACGGAGGTGGTCGTGGAAGGGAGAATAATTTCTCTGGATCGCACAAACGTTTTGACTCTGGTCGCAGCAATGGATACAGCAGTTATAACTGA
- the LOC105687746 gene encoding DEAD-box ATP-dependent RNA helicase 20-like isoform X2 translates to MYSNGYSNQTSSRGDREYGNRNGGTYWNSQQQPHGDMGGLKQNQKKTPGDLLKKPDWDLNSLQPIAKNLYVPHANVVSRSPDEVNQFHAGKEITVKGNNTPFPIQTFEEGNFPDHVMEEIRKQGFKEPTAIQSQGWPIALSGRDMVGIAQTGSGKTLAYVLPATVHINHQPRLGRGEGPIVLILAPTRELAQQIQSVARDFGSSSCIRNTCIFGGSPKGPQARDLERGVEICIATPGRLIDFLEKGTTNLRRCTYLVLDEADRMLDMGFEPQIRKIIEQIRPDRQVLMWSATWPKEVQALAEDFLSDYIQINIGSLTLAANHNIRQIIEICQEHEKEPKLSSLLREIGADRGNKTIIFVETKKKVDDITKAIKREGWSAIAIHGDKSQPERDYVLSEFRNGKTAILVATDVAARGLDVEDVKYVVNFDYPNSSEDYIHRIGRTGRCESAGTAYAYFTPNNARQAKELVSVLEEAGQPINPQLSEMANSQRNQFGKGRQRWNNSRTTKDMNGGSGSPRNIASPNANNWQNNQQNGSQDRSTPRQQNGYQNNRQTNYHNNQNGYQPRQPNGYQAGYQNGNGSGGGGGGGGGYQGNYYNQNGGAPRYQGGGRGGYQGNRYNTRQNGYNGNQNGQGMYSMPPPFMMPPGGHTDAGIQSLVNNKFFQTNRPPPGTNPCAYQSMGYGQFQPVPPYGYPYPPTPVQQ, encoded by the exons ATGTACAGCAACGGATATTCCAATCAAACATC ATCCAGAGGAGACAGAGAATATGGCAACCGAAATGGCGGAACATACTGGAATAGCCAACAACAGCCGCACGGAGATATGGGCGGGCTGAAGCAGAACCAGAAGAAAACCCCTGGAGATCTACTGAAAAAACCTGACTGGGACTTGAATTCTCTGCAACCAATAGCCAAGAATTTATATGTCCCGCACGCAAATGTCGTCAGTCGTTCTCCGGACGAAGTGAACCAATTTCATGCTGGAAAAGAAATCACTGTAAAGGGCAACAACACTCCATTTCCCATTCAGACTTTCGAGGAAGGAAATTTCCCAGATCATGTAATggaagaaattagaaaacagGGGTTCAAAGAACCTACAGCTATCCAGTCCCAAGGATGGCCCATAGCACTCAGTGGGCGCGATATGGTTGGAATTGCCCAAACTGGATCTGGAAAAACTCTAGCC TACGTGCTTCCTGCTACGGTACATATCAACCACCAGCCACGCCTAGGGAGGGGAGAAGGACCAATTGTCCTGATTTTGGCACCGACTCGGGAACTTGCACAACAGATCCAAAGCGTAGCCCGTGATTTTGGTTCATCATCTTGCATTCGCAACACTTGCATCTTTGGAGGATCACCCAAAGGGCCTCAGGCTCGTGATCTAGAACGTGGTGTAGAAATTTGCATAGCTACACCGGGACGACTGATTGACTTCCTCGAAAAAGGTACAACTAATCTCCGTAGATGCACATATTTGGTTCTTGATGAAGCAGACAGGATGTTAGATATGGGATTTGAGCCCCAGATTAGGAAAATTATCGAGCAGATTAGACCAGACAGACAAGTGCTTATGTGGTCTGCTACTTGGCCCAAAGAAGTACAAGCCCTGGCCGAAGATTTCCTCAGCGATTACATCCAGATCAATATTGGGTCTTTAACTCTTGCTGCAAATCACAACATTCGtcaaattattgaaatatgtCAAGAGCACGAGAAAGAACCCAAGCTATCATCCTTGTTGAGAGAAATCGGGGCCGACCGCGGTAACAAAACGATAATATTTGTGGAGACTAAAAAGAAAGTTGACGACATAACTAAGGCAATCAAACGTGAGGGGTGGTCTGCGATAGCTATTCACGGAGACAAGTCACAGCCTGAGAGGGATTACGTTCTGTCAGAGTTTAGGAATGGAAAAACTGCCATTCTGGTCGCGACTGATGTGGCTGCTCGCGGTCTTGATGTCGAAGATGTAAAGTATGTTGTAAACTTTGATTATCCCAACAGTTCAGAGGATTACATACACAGGATAGGGAGAACAGGACGTTGTGAAAGTGCTGGTACAGCTTACGCTTACTTTACTCCAAACAATGCAAGACAGGCTAAAGAACTAGTCTCCGTATTAGAAGAGGCTGGTCAGCCAATAAATCCTCAGTTATCAGAAATGGCTAATTCGCAAAGGAATCAATTTGGAAAGGGTCGTCAACGATGGAATAACTCGCGAACCACAAAAGACATGAATGGAGGATCAGGAAGCCCAAGAAACATAGCAAGTCCGAATGCAAACAATTGGCAGAATAATCAACAAAATGGAAGTCAGGATAGATCGACTCCGCGCCAACAAAACGGTTACCAAAATAACCGGCAAACGAACTATCACAATAATCAGAATGGCTATCAGCCGAGACAGCCAAATGGATATCAAGCCGGCTATCAGAATGGCAATGGCAGTggaggcggaggtggaggtggcggTGGATATCAAGGAAACTATTATAATCAGAATGGTGGTGCGCCAAGGTATCAAGGAGGAGGACGTGGAGGATATCAAGGTAACAGATATAACACCAGGCAAAACGGTTACAATGGAAACCAGAACGGACAAGGAATGTACTCGATGCCTCCACCCTTCATGATGCCGCCAGGAGGTCACACAGACGCAGGTATCCAAAGTCTTGTAAACAACAAGTTCTTCCAGACGAACAGGCCTCCGCCAGGAACGAACCCTTGCGCTTATCAGTCGATGGGATACGGTCAGTTCCAGCCTGTCCCACCCTACGGATATCCCTACCCACCAACTCCAGTACAGCAGTGA
- the LOC105687746 gene encoding DEAD-box ATP-dependent RNA helicase 20-like isoform X1: MYSNGYSNQTSYRSRGDREYGNRNGGTYWNSQQQPHGDMGGLKQNQKKTPGDLLKKPDWDLNSLQPIAKNLYVPHANVVSRSPDEVNQFHAGKEITVKGNNTPFPIQTFEEGNFPDHVMEEIRKQGFKEPTAIQSQGWPIALSGRDMVGIAQTGSGKTLAYVLPATVHINHQPRLGRGEGPIVLILAPTRELAQQIQSVARDFGSSSCIRNTCIFGGSPKGPQARDLERGVEICIATPGRLIDFLEKGTTNLRRCTYLVLDEADRMLDMGFEPQIRKIIEQIRPDRQVLMWSATWPKEVQALAEDFLSDYIQINIGSLTLAANHNIRQIIEICQEHEKEPKLSSLLREIGADRGNKTIIFVETKKKVDDITKAIKREGWSAIAIHGDKSQPERDYVLSEFRNGKTAILVATDVAARGLDVEDVKYVVNFDYPNSSEDYIHRIGRTGRCESAGTAYAYFTPNNARQAKELVSVLEEAGQPINPQLSEMANSQRNQFGKGRQRWNNSRTTKDMNGGSGSPRNIASPNANNWQNNQQNGSQDRSTPRQQNGYQNNRQTNYHNNQNGYQPRQPNGYQAGYQNGNGSGGGGGGGGGYQGNYYNQNGGAPRYQGGGRGGYQGNRYNTRQNGYNGNQNGQGMYSMPPPFMMPPGGHTDAGIQSLVNNKFFQTNRPPPGTNPCAYQSMGYGQFQPVPPYGYPYPPTPVQQ, from the exons ATGTACAGCAACGGATATTCCAATCAAACATC TTACAGATCCAGAGGAGACAGAGAATATGGCAACCGAAATGGCGGAACATACTGGAATAGCCAACAACAGCCGCACGGAGATATGGGCGGGCTGAAGCAGAACCAGAAGAAAACCCCTGGAGATCTACTGAAAAAACCTGACTGGGACTTGAATTCTCTGCAACCAATAGCCAAGAATTTATATGTCCCGCACGCAAATGTCGTCAGTCGTTCTCCGGACGAAGTGAACCAATTTCATGCTGGAAAAGAAATCACTGTAAAGGGCAACAACACTCCATTTCCCATTCAGACTTTCGAGGAAGGAAATTTCCCAGATCATGTAATggaagaaattagaaaacagGGGTTCAAAGAACCTACAGCTATCCAGTCCCAAGGATGGCCCATAGCACTCAGTGGGCGCGATATGGTTGGAATTGCCCAAACTGGATCTGGAAAAACTCTAGCC TACGTGCTTCCTGCTACGGTACATATCAACCACCAGCCACGCCTAGGGAGGGGAGAAGGACCAATTGTCCTGATTTTGGCACCGACTCGGGAACTTGCACAACAGATCCAAAGCGTAGCCCGTGATTTTGGTTCATCATCTTGCATTCGCAACACTTGCATCTTTGGAGGATCACCCAAAGGGCCTCAGGCTCGTGATCTAGAACGTGGTGTAGAAATTTGCATAGCTACACCGGGACGACTGATTGACTTCCTCGAAAAAGGTACAACTAATCTCCGTAGATGCACATATTTGGTTCTTGATGAAGCAGACAGGATGTTAGATATGGGATTTGAGCCCCAGATTAGGAAAATTATCGAGCAGATTAGACCAGACAGACAAGTGCTTATGTGGTCTGCTACTTGGCCCAAAGAAGTACAAGCCCTGGCCGAAGATTTCCTCAGCGATTACATCCAGATCAATATTGGGTCTTTAACTCTTGCTGCAAATCACAACATTCGtcaaattattgaaatatgtCAAGAGCACGAGAAAGAACCCAAGCTATCATCCTTGTTGAGAGAAATCGGGGCCGACCGCGGTAACAAAACGATAATATTTGTGGAGACTAAAAAGAAAGTTGACGACATAACTAAGGCAATCAAACGTGAGGGGTGGTCTGCGATAGCTATTCACGGAGACAAGTCACAGCCTGAGAGGGATTACGTTCTGTCAGAGTTTAGGAATGGAAAAACTGCCATTCTGGTCGCGACTGATGTGGCTGCTCGCGGTCTTGATGTCGAAGATGTAAAGTATGTTGTAAACTTTGATTATCCCAACAGTTCAGAGGATTACATACACAGGATAGGGAGAACAGGACGTTGTGAAAGTGCTGGTACAGCTTACGCTTACTTTACTCCAAACAATGCAAGACAGGCTAAAGAACTAGTCTCCGTATTAGAAGAGGCTGGTCAGCCAATAAATCCTCAGTTATCAGAAATGGCTAATTCGCAAAGGAATCAATTTGGAAAGGGTCGTCAACGATGGAATAACTCGCGAACCACAAAAGACATGAATGGAGGATCAGGAAGCCCAAGAAACATAGCAAGTCCGAATGCAAACAATTGGCAGAATAATCAACAAAATGGAAGTCAGGATAGATCGACTCCGCGCCAACAAAACGGTTACCAAAATAACCGGCAAACGAACTATCACAATAATCAGAATGGCTATCAGCCGAGACAGCCAAATGGATATCAAGCCGGCTATCAGAATGGCAATGGCAGTggaggcggaggtggaggtggcggTGGATATCAAGGAAACTATTATAATCAGAATGGTGGTGCGCCAAGGTATCAAGGAGGAGGACGTGGAGGATATCAAGGTAACAGATATAACACCAGGCAAAACGGTTACAATGGAAACCAGAACGGACAAGGAATGTACTCGATGCCTCCACCCTTCATGATGCCGCCAGGAGGTCACACAGACGCAGGTATCCAAAGTCTTGTAAACAACAAGTTCTTCCAGACGAACAGGCCTCCGCCAGGAACGAACCCTTGCGCTTATCAGTCGATGGGATACGGTCAGTTCCAGCCTGTCCCACCCTACGGATATCCCTACCCACCAACTCCAGTACAGCAGTGA
- the LOC105687748 gene encoding ATP-dependent RNA helicase p62-like isoform X2 — translation MTYGGSSGGYRSSGGRGGGGSQRSGYGSSSGGGSSGGGSGGRFGSRGGAGNGGSRGGRGGGGGGSLRKPNWDYENLKPFKKDFYVPHVNVQSRHPREVEAYREEKQITLKGDALPNPIQFFEEGNFPDYVMTGIRKQGFSEPTAIQAQGWPIAMSGRNMVGIAQTGSGKTLGYILPAIVHINNQQPLNRGDGPIALILAPTRELAQQIQTVASDFGSLSYVRNTCIFGGAPKGGQARDLERGVEICIATPGRLIDFLERGTTNLRRCTYLVLDEADRMLDMGFEPQIRKIIEQIRPDRQVLMWSATWPKEVRNLAEEYLTDYTQLNIGSLTLSANHNILQIIDVCQEHEKETKLGSLLQEIGNVNDDGGKTIIFVETKKKVENITRSIRRYGWPAVCMHGDKSQQERDYVLREFRNKKGSILVATDVAARGLEAHGAQIVLSVH, via the exons AT GACTTACGGAGGATCTTCAGGTGGGTATCGTAGCAGCGGTGgacgtggtggtggtggtagccAAAGAAGCGGATATGGAAGCAGCAGCGGTGGTGGAAGTAGCGGGGGAGGAAGTGGCGGACGTTTCGGAAGTAGAGGAGGTGCAGGAAATGGTGGAAGCCGAGGTGGACGTGGAGGTGGTGGAGGAGGCAGTTTGAGGAAACCCAACTGGGACTATGAAAACCTCAAACCGTTTAAGAAAGATTTTTATGTGCCACACGTAAATGTTCAGAGCAGACATCCACGTGAAGTAGAAGCCTACAGGGAAGAGAAACAAATTACTCTGAAAGGAGACGCTTTGCCAAATCCTATCCAGTTTTTTGAAGAAGGAAATTTCCCAGATTACGTCATGACCGGAATCAGGAAACAGGGATTCTCTGAGCCCACAGCCATCCAGGCTCAGGGTTGGCCCATTGCAATGTCTGGACGCAATATGGTCGGCATTGCTCAAACTGGATCTGGAAAAACCTTGGGTTATATTTTACCTGCAATTGTTCATATAAACAACCAACAGCCTCTAAATCGTGGAGATGGACCAATTGCTTTAATTCTCGCACCTACCAGAGAACTCGCTCAGCAGATTCAGACAGTTGCTAGTGATTTTGGTTCTCTTTCATACGTCAGAAATACATGTATCTTTGGAGGAGCCCCCAAAGGAGGTCAGGCTCGTGATTTAGAACGTGGTGTAGAAATTTGCATTGCCACACCTGGTCGTTTAATAGATTTTCTCGAGAGGGGAACTACCAATTTACGGAGATGCACATATCTGGTTCTTGACGAAGCCGATAGAATGTTGGACATGGGATTTGAGCCccaaatcagaaaaattattgagcAAATCAGACCTGACAGACAAGTTTTGATGTGGTCTGCAACGTGGCCAAAAGAAGTTCGCAACCTTGCTGAAGAATACCTCACAGACTACACCCAACTGAATATTGGATCACTTACTCTCTCTGCTAACCACAACATCTTACAGATCATTGACGTCTGTCAAGaacatgaaaaagaaaccaa ATTAGGCAGCTTGCTACAAGAAATCGGCAATGTCAACGACGATGGAGGAAAGACAATAATATTTGTAGAGACTAAAAAGAAAGTTGAAAACATCACCAGAAGTATCCGCCGATACGGATGGCCCGCAGTTTGCATGCATGGTGACAAATCTCAACAAGAACGTGATTATGTTCTCAGAG AATTCCGAAACAAGAAGGGTTCTATCCTTGTAGCAACAGATGTTGCTGCTCGTGGACTAG AGGCACATGGTGCACAGATTGTTTTGAGTGtacattga